Genomic segment of Microthrixaceae bacterium:
GAAGGTAACCGCCACCGGCGTCGCGCCGGTTCCCCTCCCCCTCCAAGACGCCAACGACACCGACGACGGGCAGACCGGAACGGCCGGGCTCGCCCCTGGATCCCCGTTACCCAAAGCTCTGGCCGACGAGTTGTTGTGCGTGGCGGCCTGGCTGGAACGTGAGATGCACCGGGTGCGGGTGATCAGCGCCGATGGTCCCCTCACCTCGTCCATGGCCCCGATGCCCACCTTCGAGCCAACGTCGGTACCCTCGCGTCGGTGAAGTGGTTCCTGGTGTGGTTCCTTGGGGGGTGGATGGGGGTCATCGCCTTGGCCTGCCTCCTGTTCCTCATGGCCCGGGGCCGTATACGCCGCCACCATCGGGTCGATCGCAAGGTCTCCACCGGCGCCCCCATGCGGTGGATGGTCGATCCCCGCAGCCCGGCCCGTCTGCACCGACGCCTGGTGGCCATCGGATCGTTGGCCACCGCTGTGGCCGAGGAGAACCAACCTCGTTCCACCTTGGGGCGAACCGTGGCCGGCACCATGACCAGGCCATTGGGTCGACGACCCTCACCGTCGCCCATCGCCGCAGCGGCCTCGGAGCTTCGGGCCCAGGCCGTGGCCACCGACCGGCAACTAGCCCGCATCGCCTCGCTGTCACCGTCGGCCCGCCACGTGCCGCTGGCCGCTCTGGAGCGCCGGGTGGCTGCGCTCGAGTCGGCGGCCACCCAGCTCTCCGCGGTCAGTGCCCGCGCCGCCACCAATGCCGTGTTGGCCCACGACGACCCGACCATCGTCGACATCCAGGGCCAACTCGATCGGCTGGCCGATGCTCAACGGGAGCTAGACGCGCTCGACACCGCTTCGGGCCTTGCACCGGCGACCTCCCCCCTCTTCTCCAGCCCGACCAGCACCAGCCCGTAGCGGCCTGCCTTCGGAGCCTGAAGGCCCAGCGACAGCGAGGCCGGTATGGTGCGGCCATGGTCAACGCTTTCGTGCTCTTGAAGGCCGAACCGGCGCGCATCACCGAACTAACCGGCGAGCTGGCCGACCTCGACGGCGTGGCCGAGGTGTACTCGGTAGCCGGCGAGGTCGACCTGGTGGCAATCCTGCGGGTCCGTCACCACGACGATCTGGCCCAGGTGGTCACCGGGCACATATCCACGCTGCCCGGCGTCATCGAGACCCGCACCATGATCGCCTTCAAGGCCTACTCCCGCCACGACCTCGACGCCCTCTGGAACCTCGGCTCCGACTGACCGATCTGGCCGAGCCCAGCCATCCGAGGACAGTCGGGGGATTTGTACGGCCGCTCCCGACGTCTGGCAGGATCCCCCTCTAGCCCTCCGCAGCTACATCGAAGCCGGACGGAAACACAACCACCACGCCCTTGACCTCCTCACCACAGGCCCCTGGACCATCCCCCACCCGCGGTGGCCACAGGTGGAGCCAATCAGGTGAGCCCTACTCGCCCAAGTGGGGTCGGATCAGGTGAACACACCCACCCACCAGCTGAATAGTTACCCTGCAAGACCCCCTTGTGCGAGGCATGTTCGCTTCGCCACCCGAACTGGGTGTGAACTCGCCCCCTCCACCGTAGCGACTAACCGAGCCACGGCCAGTCCCCGGCGACAAACCTCATTAGGTTCAGAACAGTTCGCGATACATTCCGAAGAGAAGTGCAGTAACAGCTAACCCAATCAGTATGTTAATTTGCCAGAAGTCCGACTTGAACCTGGGTAAGCACTCAGTCCATGGCTGACGTTCTGGTGATCCTTGTCTTGCCATCAGAGCCCGCCAAAGACCGGACCATGAGGTGCCAACGATCCTGAGAGAAATGGCGAGGACGCCAATAGGAAACAGCATAATAACCGCAAAGGCGAACGGACCCGCCACCCACTTCCCCCTTCAATAGCAATCCACTGGCGCCCGTGACGCTGGTCTACCAGCTGGTTCCAGTGGCTTGTCGGCCCAACCAGAAAGTCCGGGAAACCCAAAGCCAACACCTGTGGCGCTCGCCGCGAGTCCAAATGCCGCCATTGGAACCGCCAGCTCGACTACCTCGACCGCGGCAGCAGATGCTGCAATAGCACTTGAGCCCCGCCCGAGCGCGGTCCCAATCCCACCGAACACAAGACTTGCTACATTGAAGAAGCAGGAAGCATCGGCGCCCTGCATGCAGTCGCCTACCGTAATCACCGTCTGCGCCACAAGGGACGCGACTGCAAATGCGTTCGCCAATGTTGATGCGGACAGTGCTGAGGTTGCGCCCAGGCCGGCGACGCCTCCCATTGCCGCCCATCCGCCTAGCACCAAGGCTGCTACGGCTAGTGCGAAGGCGGCGCATCCTGCGGCTGCTCCCCAAGAGCCGCCGCATGTGTCACTGAACCATCCCCCGACTGCGGTGAAGGCGCCCGTTAGAGCGCGCGGGTTGACGGGGTTACCACCTGAGTAGCTGTAGGGGCTGACCCCGATGCTTGAGAGTGGGTGGCTGGAGGTGTACTGGCCGCTTTGGGGGTCATAGAAGCGGGTTCCGGTGTGGATGTAGCCGGTTTCGGGGTCGTGTTGCAGAGACGCGAACCCGATTAGCGGTTGCTCGAGCCACCAGTTTGTGTTTCCTGAGATCTGCCCGGTGGTCTCATAGGTGATGGTGTTGCGGGTGGTTCCGTTGGGGTTGGTGGTGAGCCGGATGGAACCCTGGTGGTCCTGGTGC
This window contains:
- a CDS encoding Lrp/AsnC ligand binding domain-containing protein produces the protein MVNAFVLLKAEPARITELTGELADLDGVAEVYSVAGEVDLVAILRVRHHDDLAQVVTGHISTLPGVIETRTMIAFKAYSRHDLDALWNLGSD